Proteins from one Bradyrhizobium roseum genomic window:
- a CDS encoding TetR/AcrR family transcriptional regulator produces MDDQADNVRKPRADAVRNRERVLEAAKAVFSAGGSDASLEAVAKRAGVGIGTLYRHFPTREALFEAVYRREVEQLGDLAEQLKAAKDPVQALRRWLHSNVEFVATKKGMLAALALAVQNQSELYAFSLDRLTKAVGLLLDRAVAAREIRADISPEDLLRALIGMCYVHDQPGWQATALRLLDVFIDGLRIQPKTKAAPAGARPSPPPKKRAARRTVRR; encoded by the coding sequence ATGGACGATCAGGCCGACAACGTCAGGAAGCCCCGCGCCGACGCCGTGCGCAATCGCGAGCGCGTGCTCGAGGCGGCAAAGGCCGTGTTCAGCGCCGGCGGATCGGACGCGAGCCTCGAAGCCGTGGCAAAACGCGCCGGTGTCGGCATTGGTACGCTCTACCGGCACTTCCCGACCCGCGAGGCATTGTTCGAGGCGGTGTACCGGCGCGAGGTGGAGCAGCTCGGCGATCTGGCGGAGCAGCTGAAGGCAGCAAAGGATCCGGTGCAGGCGCTGCGCCGCTGGCTGCATTCCAATGTCGAATTCGTCGCCACCAAGAAGGGCATGCTGGCGGCGCTGGCGCTCGCCGTGCAGAACCAGTCCGAATTGTACGCGTTTTCGCTCGATCGGCTGACCAAGGCCGTCGGCCTGTTGCTCGACCGCGCGGTCGCCGCCCGCGAGATCCGCGCCGATATCAGCCCGGAGGACCTGCTGCGGGCGCTCATCGGCATGTGCTACGTGCACGATCAGCCCGGCTGGCAGGCGACGGCCCTGCGGCTGCTCGATGTGTTCATCGACGGGCTGCGGATCCAGCCGAAGACCAAGGCGGCACCGGCCGGTGCGAGGCCGTCACCGCCACCCAAGAAACGGGCGGCAAGGCGGACGGTCAGGCGCTGA
- a CDS encoding NUDIX domain-containing protein — translation MSISDRVRITNTTVLSDRHYQLNEVVFDYRRSDGEWQTQKREVFDRGHAAALLPYNLAGRTVVLTRQFRLPAFLAGHDDLLIEAAAGMLDDETPEKRIRAEAEEEIGYRLHDVRKVFEAFMSPGAVTEKLHFFVAEYEPAMRVGSGGGLAEEGEDIEVLELSIETALAMISDGRIVDAKTIMLLQHAALHVFR, via the coding sequence ATGAGCATCTCCGATCGCGTCCGCATCACGAACACCACCGTGCTCTCCGACCGGCACTACCAGTTGAACGAGGTCGTGTTCGACTATCGGCGCAGCGACGGCGAATGGCAGACCCAGAAGCGCGAAGTGTTCGACCGCGGCCATGCCGCGGCGCTGCTGCCGTACAATCTCGCCGGCCGTACCGTCGTGCTGACGCGGCAGTTCCGCCTGCCGGCCTTCCTCGCCGGCCATGACGATCTGCTGATCGAGGCCGCCGCCGGCATGCTCGACGACGAAACACCCGAGAAGCGGATTCGCGCCGAAGCGGAAGAGGAAATCGGCTACCGGCTGCACGACGTGCGAAAAGTGTTCGAGGCTTTCATGAGCCCCGGCGCCGTCACTGAGAAGCTGCATTTTTTCGTCGCCGAGTACGAGCCCGCGATGCGCGTCGGCAGCGGCGGCGGCCTCGCCGAGGAAGGCGAGGACATCGAGGTGCTGGAGCTGTCGATCGAAACTGCGCTGGCGATGATATCCGATGGCCGCATCGTCGATGCGAAGACCATCATGCTGCTGCAACACGCCGCGCTGCATGTCTTTCGGTGA
- a CDS encoding HAD family hydrolase, protein MALDAIYFDLDGTLTDPKPGITRSIQYALQRLDHQTIPSEEELTWCIGPPLRSSFVKMLGEPAADRAVTLYRERFSDIGLYENRVYDGIGEVLTTLRSSGHRLFVATSKAHVFADRIIDHFGLRGHFEHVFGAELDGTRVEKTHLLEYALKQAAVDPAKTLMIGDRSHDMVGAKNNGMQRIGVLYGYGSRDELLEAGAQHVCATPAAILGCVS, encoded by the coding sequence ATGGCTTTGGACGCGATCTATTTCGACCTCGATGGGACGCTTACCGACCCCAAGCCGGGCATCACTCGTTCGATCCAGTATGCGCTGCAACGACTCGATCACCAGACCATCCCGAGCGAGGAAGAACTGACCTGGTGCATCGGCCCGCCGCTGCGCTCGAGCTTTGTGAAGATGCTCGGCGAGCCGGCCGCCGACCGTGCGGTGACGCTGTATCGGGAGCGGTTTTCCGACATCGGCCTTTATGAAAACCGCGTCTACGACGGCATTGGCGAGGTGCTGACCACGCTCCGCTCGTCCGGTCACCGGCTGTTCGTCGCCACCAGCAAGGCGCATGTTTTTGCCGACCGCATCATCGATCATTTCGGCCTGCGCGGTCACTTCGAGCACGTTTTCGGCGCCGAACTCGACGGGACGCGCGTCGAGAAAACGCATCTGCTCGAATACGCACTGAAGCAAGCCGCCGTCGATCCGGCCAAGACCCTGATGATCGGCGACCGCAGCCACGACATGGTCGGCGCGAAAAACAACGGCATGCAGCGCATCGGCGTGCTGTACGGCTACGGCAGCCGGGACGAGTTGCTGGAAGCCGGCGCGCAGCATGTCTGCGCGACTCCGGCCGCGATTTTGGGCTGCGTCTCCTGA
- a CDS encoding NUDIX hydrolase, producing MSFPAPPTRPQLAVSGAIFRDGKVLLVRRARSPGKGFYSFPGGRVEFGESLQSALHREVDEETGLRIEILGLAGWREVLPATGGDGHYVIMSFAARWTAAEPVLNDEHDDFKWLAPHELGDLKVTGGLMEVIEAARKLV from the coding sequence TTGTCCTTCCCTGCACCGCCGACCCGCCCCCAGCTCGCCGTCAGCGGCGCGATCTTCCGTGACGGCAAGGTGTTGCTGGTCCGCCGCGCCCGCTCGCCCGGCAAGGGCTTTTATTCCTTTCCCGGCGGCCGCGTCGAATTCGGCGAATCGCTGCAATCGGCGCTCCACCGCGAGGTCGACGAGGAAACCGGCCTGAGAATCGAGATTCTGGGGCTGGCCGGCTGGCGGGAGGTGCTGCCGGCCACCGGCGGCGACGGGCACTATGTGATCATGTCATTCGCGGCGCGCTGGACGGCCGCGGAACCGGTCCTGAACGACGAGCATGACGATTTCAAATGGCTGGCACCACATGAACTCGGCGACCTCAAGGTCACCGGCGGTCTCATGGAGGTCATCGAAGCCGCTCGGAAGCTGGTTTAG
- a CDS encoding GNAT family acetyltransferase, whose translation MPALAIAEIAEADVADVIALWQACGLTRPWNDPASDIALARRRPNSTILVGRDADTIVATVMVGHDGHRGWVYYVATDPDRRGKGFGRAIMNAAEDWLRAAGIAKLQLLVRRENAHAGAFYQSIGYAEAQTIVFAKWLDGREPTP comes from the coding sequence ATCCCGGCCCTCGCCATAGCCGAGATCGCGGAAGCGGATGTGGCCGATGTGATCGCGTTATGGCAGGCCTGCGGCCTGACGCGGCCGTGGAACGATCCGGCGAGCGATATTGCACTCGCCCGCCGCCGGCCGAACTCCACGATCCTGGTCGGCCGCGACGCCGATACGATCGTCGCGACCGTGATGGTCGGCCATGACGGCCATCGCGGCTGGGTCTATTATGTCGCCACCGATCCCGATCGTCGCGGGAAAGGTTTTGGCCGCGCCATCATGAACGCAGCCGAGGATTGGCTGCGCGCGGCCGGCATCGCCAAGCTGCAATTACTGGTCCGGCGCGAGAACGCTCACGCCGGCGCGTTCTACCAGTCGATCGGCTACGCCGAAGCCCAGACGATCGTGTTCGCCAAATGGCTCGATGGCCGCGAGCCGACGCCGTGA
- the ygfZ gene encoding CAF17-like 4Fe-4S cluster assembly/insertion protein YgfZ yields the protein MKAAFLPDRGVIKVSGEDARDFLNGLITTDVTLLQPGLGRFGALLTPQGKITVDFLITEAPAGHGGGFLIDAPLPLAQSLADKLGFYKLRAKVAVENISADMGVVAVWDGEPAVKPDLAFADPRHEALGWRILAPEDLTHKVADLIGAELVESDAYEAHRIATGVPRGGLDFMYSDAFPHEANMDRLHGVDFDKGCYVGQEVVSRMQHRGTARTRIVRVVLDDFSPETGIPVQAGDKQVGTMGSTAGGRGLALVRIDRVADALDAGLALTAGGLAMHLADPNEVRTPPKQTVA from the coding sequence ATGAAAGCTGCATTTCTTCCAGACCGGGGCGTGATCAAGGTCAGCGGAGAGGATGCCCGCGACTTCCTCAACGGCCTCATCACCACAGACGTCACGCTGCTGCAGCCAGGCCTTGGCCGGTTCGGCGCACTGCTGACGCCGCAGGGCAAGATCACGGTGGACTTTCTGATCACCGAAGCCCCCGCTGGCCATGGCGGCGGTTTCCTGATCGATGCGCCGCTCCCGCTGGCACAGAGCCTTGCCGACAAGCTCGGTTTCTACAAGCTGCGCGCCAAGGTCGCGGTGGAGAACATCTCCGCCGATATGGGTGTGGTGGCGGTATGGGACGGCGAACCGGCGGTGAAGCCGGATCTCGCCTTTGCCGATCCGCGCCACGAGGCGTTGGGCTGGCGTATCCTCGCGCCCGAGGATCTTACGCACAAGGTGGCCGATTTGATCGGCGCCGAACTGGTGGAGAGCGACGCCTACGAAGCGCACCGCATCGCCACCGGCGTGCCGCGCGGCGGGCTCGATTTCATGTACAGCGATGCGTTTCCGCATGAAGCCAACATGGACCGCCTGCACGGCGTGGACTTCGACAAGGGTTGCTATGTCGGCCAGGAAGTGGTGTCGCGGATGCAGCATCGCGGCACCGCGCGCACACGGATCGTGCGGGTGGTGCTGGACGACTTCTCGCCGGAAACCGGCATCCCGGTTCAGGCCGGCGACAAGCAGGTCGGCACCATGGGGTCGACCGCCGGCGGCAGGGGGCTCGCGCTGGTCCGCATCGATCGCGTCGCCGACGCCCTCGACGCCGGTTTGGCGTTGACGGCAGGCGGCCTTGCGATGCATCTGGCGGACCCGAACGAGGTTCGGACGCCACCGAAGCAGACCGTCGCATGA
- a CDS encoding L-threonylcarbamoyladenylate synthase, whose amino-acid sequence MAAAARVLAAGGLVAFPTETVYGLGADAANPAAVTGIYRAKGRPAFNPLIAHVGDLTAARRIARFDAAATALAEAFWPGPLTLVLPKAEDCAVADLATAGLDTVAIRIPAHPVAREILRAFGGPVVAPSANLSGHVSPTTAAHVESDLAGRIDLIVDGGPVAVGVESTIVGCFGAPMLLRPGGLPRAEIERVLGRALRQAPAEADGGGGQPLAPGMLASHYAPRARVRLNAERVEPGEALLAFGLGAISGIDAAAAVMNLSERGDLDEAAANLFGHLRALDGKGVNAIAVMPVPGEGLGEAINDRLRRAAVERE is encoded by the coding sequence GTGGCGGCGGCAGCGCGGGTGCTGGCGGCGGGCGGGCTGGTCGCGTTCCCGACCGAGACCGTCTATGGCCTCGGCGCCGACGCGGCCAATCCGGCGGCGGTCACCGGCATCTACCGCGCCAAGGGCCGGCCGGCCTTCAATCCGCTGATCGCCCATGTCGGCGACCTCACGGCGGCCCGCAGGATCGCCCGCTTCGACGCGGCGGCGACTGCGCTCGCCGAGGCGTTCTGGCCGGGTCCGCTGACGCTGGTGCTGCCGAAGGCGGAGGATTGCGCGGTCGCCGACCTCGCCACCGCCGGCCTCGACACTGTCGCGATCCGGATCCCCGCGCATCCGGTGGCGCGCGAGATTTTGCGCGCCTTCGGCGGCCCCGTGGTGGCGCCGTCGGCCAATCTTTCGGGCCACGTCTCGCCGACCACGGCAGCCCATGTCGAGAGCGACCTTGCGGGGCGGATCGACCTGATCGTCGATGGCGGGCCGGTCGCCGTCGGCGTCGAATCCACCATCGTCGGCTGCTTCGGCGCGCCGATGCTGCTGCGGCCCGGCGGCCTGCCGCGCGCGGAGATCGAGCGCGTGCTCGGCCGCGCGCTGCGGCAAGCACCCGCCGAGGCCGACGGCGGCGGTGGCCAACCGCTGGCGCCCGGCATGCTGGCTTCGCACTATGCGCCACGCGCCCGTGTGCGCCTCAACGCGGAACGGGTCGAGCCCGGCGAGGCATTGCTCGCCTTTGGCCTCGGAGCAATTTCGGGAATTGACGCCGCCGCTGCGGTGATGAATCTGTCGGAGCGTGGCGATCTCGACGAGGCCGCCGCCAATTTGTTCGGCCATCTTCGGGCGCTCGACGGCAAGGGTGTGAACGCCATCGCGGTGATGCCCGTTCCGGGCGAAGGTCTGGGTGAAGCCATCAACGACCGGCTACGCCGCGCCGCCGTGGAGCGCGAATGA
- a CDS encoding dihydroorotase: MNQRFDTILKSGTVVNQDGEGVRDIGISNGRIAAVGGLGQASAGETIDCKGLHILPGVIDTQVHFREPGLTQKEDLETGSRSAVMGGVTAVFEMPNTNPLTITEETFTAKIKAGRHRMHCDFAFFIGGTRENVQDLPELERAPGCAGVKVFIGSSTGSLLVEDDESLRRIFQVIRRRAAFHAEDEYRLNERKSHRIEGDPRSHPVWRDEDTALIATQRLVKLARETGKRIHVLHITTKQEIEYLRDHKDVASCEATPHHLTLVAPECYERLGTLAQMNPPVRSADHRAGIWYGIEQGIIDVLGSDHAPHTLEEKAKTYPASPSGMTGVQTLVPLMLDHVNAGRLSLARFVDLTSAGPARLYNIACKGRIAAGYDADLTIVDLKRSETITNQWVASKAGWTPYDGVRVTGWPVGTFVRGRRVMWQGEVMTPSTGEPVRFLETMKA; the protein is encoded by the coding sequence ATGAATCAACGATTCGATACCATTCTAAAATCCGGCACCGTGGTCAATCAGGACGGCGAGGGCGTCCGCGACATCGGCATCTCCAATGGCCGGATCGCCGCGGTCGGCGGGCTCGGTCAGGCCTCCGCCGGCGAGACCATCGACTGCAAGGGTCTGCATATTCTGCCCGGCGTGATCGACACGCAGGTGCATTTCCGCGAGCCCGGCCTGACGCAAAAGGAAGACCTCGAGACCGGCTCGCGCAGCGCCGTGATGGGCGGCGTCACCGCCGTGTTCGAGATGCCGAACACCAACCCGCTGACGATCACGGAGGAGACGTTCACCGCCAAGATCAAGGCCGGCCGCCATCGCATGCATTGCGATTTCGCGTTCTTCATCGGCGGCACGCGCGAGAACGTTCAGGATCTGCCTGAACTCGAACGCGCGCCGGGCTGCGCCGGCGTGAAAGTGTTCATCGGTTCATCCACGGGGTCGCTGCTGGTCGAGGACGACGAAAGCCTGCGCCGCATCTTCCAGGTGATCCGCCGCCGCGCCGCCTTTCATGCCGAGGACGAATACCGTCTCAACGAACGCAAATCGCACCGGATCGAGGGCGACCCGCGCTCGCATCCGGTGTGGCGCGACGAAGACACCGCGCTGATCGCGACGCAGCGGCTGGTCAAGCTGGCCCGCGAGACCGGCAAGCGCATCCATGTGCTGCACATCACGACCAAGCAGGAGATCGAATACCTGCGCGATCACAAGGACGTCGCGTCCTGCGAGGCGACGCCGCATCACCTGACGCTGGTCGCGCCCGAATGCTACGAACGGCTCGGCACGCTGGCGCAGATGAACCCGCCGGTGCGCTCGGCCGATCACCGGGCGGGCATCTGGTACGGCATCGAGCAGGGCATCATCGACGTGCTCGGCTCCGACCACGCGCCGCATACGCTGGAGGAAAAGGCCAAGACCTATCCGGCCTCGCCCTCGGGGATGACCGGCGTGCAGACGCTGGTGCCGCTGATGCTCGATCACGTCAACGCCGGGCGGCTGTCGCTGGCGCGCTTCGTCGATCTCACCTCTGCCGGCCCGGCGCGGCTCTATAACATCGCCTGCAAGGGCCGCATCGCCGCGGGCTACGACGCCGACTTGACCATCGTTGACCTCAAGCGCAGCGAGACCATCACCAACCAATGGGTGGCCTCGAAGGCGGGCTGGACGCCCTACGACGGCGTGCGCGTCACCGGCTGGCCGGTCGGCACCTTCGTGCGCGGCCGCCGCGTGATGTGGCAGGGTGAGGTGATGACGCCGTCGACCGGCGAGCCGGTGCGGTTTCTGGAGACGATGAAGGCGTAG
- a CDS encoding (2Fe-2S)-binding protein — MTHSISLTVNGARREIELNDPRVTLLDLLRERLQLTGTKKGCDRGQCGACTILVDGKRINACLALAISHDGAEIVTIEGIARGDQLHPVQAAFIACDGFQCGFCTPGQIMSAIGLMCEGQAGCDPERIREGMSGNLCRCGAYAGIVDAVLEAQASQTNDNQRRSA, encoded by the coding sequence ATGACTCACTCCATCAGCCTCACCGTGAACGGTGCGCGGCGCGAGATCGAATTGAACGATCCGCGCGTCACGCTGCTCGATCTCCTGCGTGAGCGCCTGCAACTCACCGGAACCAAGAAAGGATGCGACCGCGGCCAATGCGGCGCCTGCACCATTCTCGTCGATGGCAAGCGGATCAACGCCTGCCTCGCGCTTGCGATCAGCCATGACGGCGCCGAGATCGTCACCATCGAAGGCATCGCGCGCGGCGACCAGCTGCATCCCGTGCAGGCCGCCTTCATCGCCTGTGATGGCTTCCAGTGCGGTTTCTGCACGCCGGGCCAGATCATGAGCGCGATCGGCCTGATGTGCGAAGGGCAGGCCGGGTGCGATCCGGAACGGATTCGCGAAGGCATGAGCGGCAATCTCTGCCGCTGCGGCGCCTATGCCGGCATCGTCGACGCCGTGCTGGAAGCGCAGGCCAGCCAGACCAACGACAACCAGAGGCGCTCCGCATGA
- a CDS encoding TIGR02301 family protein — MLKSALAALILLSACHLAPARAQDAAAPFDGDLQRLAEILGTLHYLRGICGSNEGAKWRNEMQALIDAETPSGDRRTRMIAGFNRGYNGFQQTYRTCTPAASVAIRRYIEEGSKISRDLTARYAN; from the coding sequence ATGCTGAAGTCTGCCCTCGCCGCCCTCATCCTGCTTTCGGCCTGCCATCTGGCCCCCGCCCGGGCCCAGGATGCCGCCGCGCCGTTCGACGGCGACCTGCAGCGGCTGGCTGAGATCCTTGGCACCCTGCACTATCTCCGCGGCATCTGCGGTTCCAACGAAGGCGCGAAATGGCGCAACGAAATGCAGGCGCTGATCGACGCCGAAACCCCCTCCGGCGACCGCCGCACCCGCATGATCGCGGGCTTCAACCGCGGCTATAACGGTTTTCAACAAACCTACCGCACCTGCACGCCTGCGGCGTCGGTCGCGATCCGCCGCTATATCGAGGAAGGGTCTAAGATCTCGCGTGACCTGACCGCGCGCTACGCAAACTAG
- a CDS encoding FAD-binding oxidoreductase — MNIQGAKPASLPPLPADLIAKFRAIVGDKYAVTDAADIAPYVTEERDLFHGRSPLVLRPGSTAEVSEICKLASANRIALVPQGGNTGLVGGQTPHHGEVVVSLRRLDKIREIDAASNTMTCEAGVVLQIAQARAAEVDRLFPLSLGAEGSCTIGGNLSTNAGGTAAVAYGVAREMALGLEVVLADGRILNGLSKLKKDNTGYDLRNLFIGAEGTLGIITAATLKLFPKPRAVETAYVGLKSPAEALKLLSISQNEAAGSLTSFELLADIAVDFSLRHGIDIRDPLTTKHPWYVLMELSSSRDDARAALESILAKGMEEGIVDDAVIAANLSQRAGFWKLRDEMSAAQKPEGGSIKHDISVPVAAVPEFIAEANAAVVKLIPGSRPVPFGHLGDGNIHYNVSQPVGGNTADFMSRWHEVNEVVFAIVLRLGGSISAEHGIGVLKRDELPDVKDKVAIELMRGIKAMLDPAGIMNPGKVL; from the coding sequence ATGAATATCCAAGGCGCCAAACCGGCCTCCCTGCCCCCGCTTCCCGCCGATCTGATCGCAAAGTTTCGCGCCATCGTCGGCGACAAATATGCGGTGACCGATGCCGCCGATATCGCGCCCTACGTGACCGAGGAACGCGACCTGTTCCACGGCCGGTCGCCGCTGGTATTGCGGCCGGGATCGACCGCCGAAGTCTCCGAGATATGCAAGCTCGCCAGCGCAAACCGAATCGCGCTGGTGCCGCAGGGCGGCAACACCGGCCTGGTCGGCGGGCAAACACCGCATCATGGCGAGGTGGTCGTCTCGCTGCGGCGGCTCGACAAGATCCGCGAGATCGATGCGGCTTCCAACACCATGACCTGCGAGGCCGGCGTGGTGCTGCAGATCGCGCAAGCGCGCGCGGCCGAGGTCGACCGGCTGTTTCCGCTGTCGCTCGGCGCGGAAGGAAGCTGCACCATCGGCGGCAATCTCTCCACCAATGCCGGCGGCACCGCGGCCGTGGCCTACGGCGTCGCGCGCGAAATGGCGCTCGGGCTGGAAGTGGTGCTGGCGGACGGCCGCATCCTGAACGGATTGTCGAAGCTGAAAAAGGACAATACCGGCTACGACCTGCGCAACCTCTTCATCGGCGCCGAAGGCACGCTCGGCATCATCACGGCGGCGACGCTGAAACTGTTTCCAAAACCGCGCGCGGTGGAGACCGCCTATGTCGGCCTCAAATCGCCGGCGGAGGCGCTGAAACTGCTGTCGATCTCGCAGAACGAGGCGGCCGGCAGCCTGACCAGCTTCGAACTGCTGGCCGACATCGCCGTCGATTTCAGCCTGCGCCACGGCATCGACATCCGCGATCCGCTGACGACCAAGCATCCCTGGTACGTGCTGATGGAATTGTCGTCGTCGCGCGACGACGCCCGCGCCGCGCTGGAATCGATTCTCGCCAAGGGCATGGAGGAAGGCATCGTCGACGACGCCGTGATCGCAGCGAACCTTTCGCAGCGCGCCGGCTTCTGGAAATTGCGCGACGAAATGTCGGCGGCGCAGAAGCCGGAAGGCGGATCAATCAAGCACGACATCTCGGTGCCGGTCGCCGCGGTGCCGGAGTTCATCGCGGAAGCCAACGCGGCGGTGGTGAAGCTGATCCCGGGTTCGCGGCCGGTTCCGTTCGGCCATCTCGGCGACGGCAACATTCATTACAACGTCAGCCAGCCGGTCGGCGGCAACACCGCCGATTTCATGTCGCGCTGGCACGAGGTCAACGAGGTGGTATTCGCGATCGTGTTGCGGCTGGGCGGTTCGATTTCAGCCGAGCACGGCATCGGCGTGCTCAAGCGCGACGAACTGCCCGACGTGAAAGACAAGGTCGCGATCGAACTGATGCGCGGCATCAAGGCGATGCTCGATCCGGCAGGGATCATGAACCCGGGCAAGGTGCTGTGA
- a CDS encoding SOS response-associated peptidase, translating to MCGRFVITSPPEALRQIFGYREQPNFPPRYNVAPTQPVPVVILENGGRHFRLMRWGLIPSWVKEPRSFTLLINARSETIREKPAFKNAIRRRRCLIPADGYYEWQDAGGRKRPFFIHRRDGRPVGFAALAETWMGPNGEETDSVAIITAAASRDLAMLHHRVPVTIAPEEFERWLDVRLDNADDIMPLLRGPAEGEFAWHEISTRVNRVVNDDAQLLLPITDEERAAEEPKPAKKAAPRKATASEDDGQGSLF from the coding sequence ATGTGCGGACGTTTTGTAATTACCTCACCGCCTGAAGCGCTACGGCAAATATTCGGCTACCGCGAGCAGCCGAATTTCCCGCCGCGGTATAATGTTGCGCCGACGCAGCCCGTGCCGGTCGTCATTCTGGAAAATGGCGGGCGTCATTTCCGGCTGATGCGGTGGGGACTGATTCCATCTTGGGTGAAGGAACCCCGTAGTTTTACGCTCCTGATCAATGCGCGTTCAGAGACGATCCGCGAAAAGCCGGCGTTCAAGAACGCCATCAGGCGACGGCGCTGCCTGATACCGGCGGACGGCTATTACGAATGGCAGGACGCCGGCGGACGAAAGCGGCCGTTCTTCATTCACCGTCGCGACGGCCGCCCGGTGGGCTTTGCCGCGCTGGCGGAAACCTGGATGGGGCCGAACGGCGAGGAAACCGACAGTGTTGCCATCATCACCGCGGCGGCCAGCCGCGACCTCGCCATGCTGCACCACCGCGTGCCGGTGACGATTGCGCCCGAGGAATTCGAGCGCTGGCTCGACGTCCGCCTCGATAACGCCGACGACATCATGCCGCTGTTGCGCGGACCGGCCGAGGGCGAGTTCGCCTGGCACGAGATTTCCACACGCGTCAACCGCGTCGTCAATGACGACGCGCAACTCCTGCTGCCGATCACCGACGAAGAGCGCGCGGCGGAGGAGCCGAAGCCGGCGAAGAAAGCCGCGCCGCGCAAGGCAACGGCGTCGGAGGATGACGGGCAGGGCTCGTTGTTTTGA
- a CDS encoding IS110 family RNA-guided transposase produces the protein MQASTAVTPTADHIGTIFVSIELSQKTWLVTLHSPVRDRISRHKLEGGNQVELLALIEKIRARAAEKLGSVPRVVSCYEAGYDGFWLHRLLLTAGITNYVFDPASIAVDQRSRRAKTDRIDGELMLRTLMAYLRGEPRVVRIVRVPSVEAEDARRASRERDRLVKEQTAHTNRIKALMRLSGMAVGNPRRRDWLSFLEQQRDWEGQPLPPHSLAEVKREHARLTMVREQIAALEQVQTAQACPVPPPMAERRSSLQRLKALGPAFTATLVNELFYKDFRNRREVASYCGLVPSPWKSGGIDREQGISKAGNPRARNKAIELAWLWLRHQSDSALSRWFRTRTANAGKRAKRVAIVALARKLIVALWRYLTTGLIPEQAIMKA, from the coding sequence ATGCAAGCATCGACCGCAGTCACGCCCACCGCGGACCATATTGGCACAATTTTCGTTTCGATCGAACTAAGTCAGAAGACCTGGCTGGTGACGCTGCACAGCCCGGTTCGTGACCGGATCTCCCGCCACAAGCTCGAGGGAGGCAATCAGGTCGAGTTGCTTGCCCTGATCGAGAAGATCAGGGCGCGGGCGGCCGAGAAGCTGGGGTCTGTGCCGCGCGTCGTGAGCTGCTACGAGGCCGGCTATGATGGCTTTTGGCTGCACCGGCTGCTGCTGACGGCAGGCATCACGAACTACGTCTTTGATCCCGCCAGCATTGCCGTGGACCAGCGGTCGCGGCGGGCGAAGACGGACCGGATCGACGGCGAGTTGATGCTGCGGACCTTGATGGCCTATCTGCGGGGCGAGCCACGGGTGGTCCGCATCGTCCGCGTCCCGAGCGTGGAAGCCGAGGATGCCCGGCGTGCGAGCCGGGAGCGGGATCGTCTGGTCAAGGAACAGACGGCCCATACCAACCGGATCAAGGCGCTGATGCGTCTGTCGGGCATGGCGGTCGGCAACCCGCGCCGACGGGACTGGCTCAGCTTTCTGGAGCAGCAGCGGGATTGGGAGGGGCAGCCGTTGCCGCCTCATTCGTTGGCCGAAGTGAAGCGCGAACACGCGCGCCTGACCATGGTACGCGAGCAGATTGCGGCGTTGGAACAGGTACAGACTGCACAGGCCTGTCCCGTTCCTCCTCCGATGGCGGAGCGGCGATCAAGCCTGCAGCGGCTCAAGGCGCTCGGCCCGGCCTTCACCGCGACGCTGGTGAACGAACTGTTCTACAAGGACTTCCGCAACCGGCGCGAGGTCGCCAGCTACTGCGGATTGGTGCCGAGCCCCTGGAAGAGCGGCGGCATCGACCGCGAGCAAGGCATCAGCAAGGCTGGCAACCCGCGGGCGCGCAACAAGGCGATCGAGCTGGCCTGGCTGTGGCTTCGCCATCAGTCGGACAGCGCGCTCAGCCGCTGGTTCCGCACCCGCACCGCCAATGCCGGCAAGCGCGCCAAACGCGTCGCCATCGTCGCCCTGGCGCGCAAGCTGATCGTGGCGCTGTGGCGCTACCTCACCACGGGCCTCATTCCGGAGCAGGCAATCATGAAGGCATAA